From Streptomyces sp. CMB-StM0423, a single genomic window includes:
- a CDS encoding ABC transporter substrate-binding protein produces MAPALAACSGGPDSTSDTGGGGGGDSVTAVIGYGNDQSWDPTLTASAFSVAANHHIFEGLLDTDPITREPFPALATELPADTGADTWSFTLRDGATWHDGKPVTADDVVFTFDRILDTKTQTLTHGFFAGWLKEVRKTGDNTVDLVLAFPFPDGLSRLTLAKILPKHILGKSGAWKDLDTGLPEVAVGSGPYRMTANQPLSNTSFEAYADYNGPRKANFKKMNWLSIVDAAPRVAKISGESAGAQISDNIPYANVKQLEQDGLTVEGGAGMNHMFLLFNTERAPFDDVRVRQALHYAIDTDKMIEAGLKGYGKAASSFLDEGNPTYRAAKTVYGYDPDKAKALLEDAGVSGLKVTLMASTVSWIADCIPTIKESWDAIGVETTLEPQETSALFTKLDQKADYQVVASASNPNQLGIDADLILRYNYTAENVWMDYSRWARASEAKQLFRLMDAATREPDQEKKKQMTQEYLDVIAENAVVYPVVHTELLTAWDDGEITGIQPQPYPGINLLKAKPA; encoded by the coding sequence ATGGCGCCGGCGCTGGCCGCCTGCTCCGGAGGTCCGGACTCGACCTCGGACACCGGCGGGGGCGGCGGCGGGGACTCCGTCACCGCCGTCATCGGATACGGCAACGACCAGAGCTGGGACCCCACGCTGACCGCGTCCGCGTTCTCCGTGGCCGCCAACCACCACATCTTCGAGGGGCTGCTGGACACCGACCCCATCACCCGCGAGCCCTTCCCCGCGCTGGCGACCGAGCTGCCCGCCGACACCGGCGCCGACACCTGGTCGTTCACCCTGCGCGACGGCGCGACGTGGCACGACGGCAAGCCGGTCACCGCCGACGACGTCGTGTTCACGTTCGACCGGATACTCGACACCAAGACCCAGACCCTCACCCACGGGTTCTTCGCCGGCTGGCTGAAGGAGGTCAGGAAGACCGGGGACAACACCGTCGACCTGGTGCTCGCCTTCCCCTTCCCGGACGGGCTGTCCCGGCTCACCCTGGCGAAGATCCTGCCCAAGCACATCCTGGGCAAGTCCGGCGCCTGGAAGGACCTCGACACCGGCCTGCCCGAGGTCGCCGTCGGCTCGGGACCGTACAGGATGACGGCCAACCAGCCGCTGTCGAACACCTCCTTCGAGGCGTACGCGGACTACAACGGCCCGCGCAAGGCGAACTTCAAGAAGATGAACTGGCTGTCCATCGTGGACGCCGCCCCCCGGGTCGCGAAGATCTCCGGCGAGAGCGCCGGCGCGCAGATCTCCGACAACATCCCGTACGCCAACGTAAAGCAGTTGGAGCAGGACGGCCTCACCGTCGAGGGCGGGGCCGGCATGAACCACATGTTCCTGCTCTTCAACACCGAGCGGGCCCCCTTCGACGACGTACGCGTGCGCCAGGCGCTGCACTACGCCATCGACACCGACAAGATGATCGAGGCGGGCCTGAAGGGCTACGGCAAGGCCGCCAGCTCCTTCCTCGACGAGGGCAACCCCACGTACCGCGCGGCCAAGACCGTCTACGGCTACGACCCGGACAAGGCCAAGGCGCTGCTGGAGGACGCGGGGGTCAGCGGGCTGAAGGTGACGCTCATGGCGTCGACCGTGAGCTGGATCGCGGACTGCATCCCGACCATCAAGGAGTCCTGGGACGCCATCGGCGTGGAGACCACGCTCGAACCGCAGGAGACCTCCGCCCTCTTCACCAAGCTGGACCAGAAGGCGGACTACCAGGTCGTGGCCTCCGCCTCGAACCCCAACCAGCTCGGCATCGACGCGGATCTGATCCTCCGCTACAACTACACCGCCGAGAACGTCTGGATGGACTACTCCCGCTGGGCCCGGGCGTCCGAGGCCAAGCAGTTGTTCCGGCTCATGGACGCGGCCACGCGCGAGCCGGACCAGGAGAAGAAGAAGCAGATGACGCAGGAGTACCTGGACGTCATCGCGGAGAACGCGGTCGTCTACCCCGTGGTCCACACCGAGCTGCTCACCGCCTGGGACGACGGCGAGATCACCGGGATCCAGCCGCAGCCCTACCCCGGCATCAACCTCCTCAAGGCCAAGCCCGCGTAG
- a CDS encoding thiolase family protein, producing MRTVHFAAARRTPIGKLRGSLSAVRPDDLAAGVIRGLLDGVPALDPARIDDVYWGAANQAGEDNRNVARMAALLAGLPESVPGATLNRLCASGLEAVTTAARAISSGEADVVLAGGSESMSRAPFVLPRPDEALPRAMATADTRLGWRLVNPRMRELHGLLAMGETAEEVAGKYGVGRERQDEFALRSHRRAAAARAAGHFDAELLPVVRPDAGPVTADECIREDTSAGQLAKLKPVFRAGGSVTAGNSSPMNDGAAALLLVSEEALAQLGLESLGRYAAGASAGVHPDVMGIGPVPATRKALDRLGWSVTDVETAELNEAFAAQSLACLDELGLDPETVNPDGGAIALGHPLGCSGARILTTLLHRMARTGARRGLATMCVGVGQGSAVLVERA from the coding sequence GTGCGCACCGTCCACTTCGCCGCCGCCCGCCGCACGCCGATCGGGAAGCTGCGCGGCTCGCTGTCCGCCGTACGCCCCGACGACCTCGCCGCGGGGGTGATCCGCGGGCTCCTCGACGGCGTTCCCGCGCTCGACCCGGCCCGTATCGACGACGTCTACTGGGGCGCCGCCAACCAGGCCGGCGAGGACAACCGCAACGTCGCCCGGATGGCCGCCCTCCTGGCCGGCCTGCCCGAATCCGTCCCCGGCGCCACCCTCAACCGGCTCTGCGCCTCCGGCCTGGAGGCCGTCACGACCGCCGCCCGCGCCATCTCCTCCGGCGAGGCGGACGTGGTACTGGCCGGCGGCTCGGAGTCGATGAGCCGCGCGCCGTTCGTGCTGCCCCGGCCGGACGAGGCGCTGCCGCGGGCGATGGCGACGGCCGACACCCGGCTGGGCTGGCGGCTGGTCAACCCGCGGATGCGCGAGCTGCACGGGCTGCTCGCGATGGGCGAGACCGCGGAGGAGGTCGCCGGGAAGTACGGGGTCGGGCGGGAGCGGCAGGACGAGTTCGCGCTGCGCAGCCACCGGCGGGCCGCGGCGGCGCGGGCGGCGGGGCACTTCGACGCGGAGCTGCTGCCGGTCGTACGGCCCGACGCCGGCCCGGTGACGGCGGACGAGTGCATCCGCGAGGACACCTCGGCCGGGCAACTGGCGAAGCTGAAGCCGGTGTTCCGCGCGGGCGGCAGCGTGACCGCGGGCAACTCCTCGCCGATGAACGACGGGGCGGCGGCGCTGCTGCTGGTCAGCGAGGAGGCGCTGGCGCAACTGGGCCTGGAGTCCCTCGGCAGGTACGCGGCCGGCGCCTCCGCCGGCGTTCACCCCGACGTCATGGGCATCGGCCCGGTGCCGGCGACACGCAAGGCGCTGGACCGGCTGGGCTGGTCGGTGACGGACGTGGAGACCGCCGAGCTGAACGAGGCGTTCGCGGCGCAGTCGCTGGCGTGCCTGGACGAACTGGGGCTGGACCCCGAGACGGTCAACCCGGACGGCGGGGCCATCGCGCTGGGCCACCCGCTGGGCTGCTCGGGGGCGCGGATCCTGACGACGCTGCTGCACCGGATGGCGCGTACGGGCGCGCGGCGGGGGCTGGCGACGATGTGCGTCGGGGTGGGGCAGGGCTCGGCGGTGCTGGTGGAACGGGCCTGA
- a CDS encoding sulfatase-like hydrolase/transferase: MTTRRQFLAASAAGVGIAALTPASLAAAPGSPRGDRPNIVLIVADDLGYGELGSYGQELIRTPHLDRLAEDGLRFTAAYASAPVCAPSRASLLTGLHSGRARVRENPMRGIQPSIGDADTTVAELLRARGYRTACIGKWGFGPEEPDQHSHPNYRGFEEFYGYLTHRHAHYYFPQYLWHNSRRVPLAGNGDGGRGTYAPEQFSRRALQFIRNHAEEPFFLYLSPNVPHAPSTVPDTGEYSDTDWKPEDKGHAAQVANFDRMVGQVIEELYARRIAEDTVVIVTSDNGRHEEGGVTPALFQRERGLRGYKRNLYEGGIRVPLIAWSPYRIRRGVVNRPTPHIDLLPTLAELGGAPAPRDVDGLSLAPLLTGTGPAPRHEFLYWYRNERASTPLARAADHDRIGRISEAVRAGDWKAVRFAPGKDRRAADDRWQVELYNLADDPAESVDRVADRPDIAARLVHVMRREWRDTYDREPFGVRIGAPPYAEPGRVLTVTATLHNGSDTLWTEPRVQLQVPEGWKVRAATRRPRGRLAPGAEVVTRWRVTPPEGAPAGRWELSARAVARCAGAPLTYRTRQALLTPPAKGGYFGDLPWLT; encoded by the coding sequence TTGACCACCCGACGGCAGTTCCTCGCCGCCTCGGCCGCGGGCGTCGGCATCGCGGCGCTGACCCCCGCCTCGCTCGCCGCCGCGCCGGGCAGCCCGCGCGGCGACCGCCCCAACATCGTGCTGATCGTCGCCGACGACCTCGGCTACGGCGAGCTGGGCTCGTACGGCCAGGAGCTCATCCGCACGCCCCACCTGGACCGGCTCGCGGAAGACGGGCTGCGGTTCACCGCGGCGTACGCCTCCGCGCCGGTCTGCGCGCCGTCGCGCGCCTCGCTGCTGACCGGACTGCACAGCGGCCGGGCCCGGGTCCGGGAGAACCCGATGCGCGGCATCCAGCCCTCCATCGGCGACGCCGACACCACCGTCGCCGAGCTGCTGCGGGCCCGCGGCTACCGCACGGCGTGCATCGGCAAGTGGGGCTTCGGCCCCGAGGAGCCGGACCAGCACAGCCACCCCAACTACCGGGGCTTCGAGGAGTTCTACGGTTATCTGACGCACCGGCACGCGCACTACTACTTCCCGCAGTACCTCTGGCACAACAGCCGCCGTGTCCCGCTCGCGGGCAACGGGGACGGCGGGCGCGGCACGTACGCGCCCGAGCAGTTCTCCAGGCGCGCCCTGCAGTTCATCCGCAACCACGCCGAGGAGCCGTTCTTCCTCTACCTCTCCCCCAACGTGCCGCACGCCCCGAGCACCGTCCCGGACACCGGCGAGTACAGCGACACGGACTGGAAGCCGGAGGACAAGGGGCACGCCGCGCAGGTCGCGAACTTCGACCGGATGGTCGGCCAGGTGATCGAGGAGCTGTACGCGCGGCGCATCGCCGAGGACACCGTGGTGATCGTCACCAGCGACAACGGCCGGCACGAGGAGGGCGGCGTGACGCCGGCGCTCTTCCAGCGCGAGCGCGGGCTGCGCGGCTACAAGCGGAACCTGTACGAGGGCGGCATCCGGGTGCCGCTCATCGCCTGGTCCCCGTACCGCATCCGGCGCGGCGTCGTGAACCGGCCGACGCCCCACATAGACCTGCTGCCCACCCTCGCCGAGCTGGGCGGCGCCCCCGCGCCCCGGGACGTCGACGGGCTGTCCCTCGCCCCGCTGCTCACCGGCACCGGGCCCGCGCCCCGGCACGAGTTCCTGTACTGGTACCGGAACGAGCGGGCCTCCACGCCGCTGGCCCGCGCCGCCGACCACGACCGGATCGGCCGGATCTCCGAGGCGGTGCGCGCCGGTGACTGGAAGGCGGTGCGCTTCGCGCCGGGCAAGGACCGCAGGGCGGCGGACGACCGCTGGCAGGTGGAGCTGTACAACCTGGCGGACGACCCCGCCGAGTCCGTCGACCGGGTCGCGGACCGGCCGGACATCGCCGCCCGGCTGGTGCACGTCATGCGGCGGGAGTGGCGCGACACGTACGACCGCGAGCCCTTCGGCGTACGCATCGGCGCCCCGCCCTACGCCGAGCCGGGCCGGGTGCTGACGGTCACCGCCACCCTGCACAACGGGTCCGACACCCTGTGGACCGAGCCGCGGGTGCAGTTGCAGGTCCCCGAGGGGTGGAAGGTGCGCGCCGCGACCCGCAGGCCCCGCGGCCGGCTCGCGCCGGGCGCCGAGGTGGTCACCCGCTGGCGGGTGACGCCGCCGGAGGGCGCCCCCGCGGGCCGCTGGGAGCTGAGCGCGCGGGCCGTCGCGCGATGCGCGGGCGCACCGCTGACGTACCGCACGCGGCAGGCGCTGCTCACCCCGCCGGCGAAGGGCGGCTACTTCGGCGACCTGCCCTGGCTGACCTGA
- a CDS encoding dipeptide/oligopeptide/nickel ABC transporter permease/ATP-binding protein: MLATLGGRQKLAERLSRPGLRLRGLTRLPWTSRISLGLLTLVVLVAVFAPLLAPHDPLDQQAQAGGTGHPSADHWMGQDSLGRDILSRLMYGARWSLIIGLGATLLALAAGAVLGAIAATSRKAVDEFVMRCLDIVMAFPGIALAAVLVAVFGGSIPVLVCAIAFLYVPPIARVVRANVLDQYGEDYVTAERVIGARTPHIIVKHVAINCAAPILVFCTVQVAEAIVFEASLSFIGAGVRPPDPSWGSVIADGKNMVLLGGWWATVFPGLLMLLTVLALNILSEGISDAWAAPASRRSESVPVKKAGAEDRIEAAVPGTGKVLELPGLAEAAHRLRARARPLPGGEPVLAVGDLAIGFDKRHAGVDIVDGISFVVRPGEVLGLVGESGCGKSLTALTVMGLEPAGARVRGSVVFDGRELVGLPMRVRRKLLGHEMAMIYQDALSSLNPAMTIRAQLKQLIRRGGTRTATELLELVGLDPDRTLRSYPHELSGGQRQRVLIAMALSRNPKLIVADEPTTALDVTVQAQVIELLLRLREELGFALILVSHDLALISDVTDRVVVMYGGQIVETGVTADLVETPSHHYTRGLLGSVLSLESAQERLTQIRGVVPSPADFPAGCRFADRCPMASGACLDTAPELVGQERRHEVACHHPAVGPAVAAKGEAEKEALR; the protein is encoded by the coding sequence ATGCTCGCCACCCTCGGGGGCCGCCAGAAGCTCGCGGAGCGGCTGTCCCGGCCCGGCCTGCGGCTCCGCGGGCTCACCCGGCTGCCCTGGACGTCCCGGATCTCGCTGGGCCTGCTCACCCTGGTGGTGCTGGTCGCGGTGTTCGCGCCGCTGCTCGCCCCGCACGACCCGCTGGACCAGCAGGCACAGGCGGGCGGCACCGGACACCCGTCCGCCGACCACTGGATGGGGCAGGACAGCCTCGGCCGCGACATCCTCAGCCGGCTGATGTACGGGGCCCGCTGGTCGCTGATCATCGGGCTGGGCGCCACGCTGCTCGCGCTGGCCGCCGGGGCGGTCCTCGGGGCGATCGCCGCCACCTCCCGCAAGGCGGTGGACGAGTTCGTCATGCGCTGCCTGGACATCGTCATGGCGTTCCCGGGGATCGCGCTGGCCGCGGTGCTGGTCGCCGTCTTCGGCGGCAGCATCCCGGTGCTGGTGTGCGCCATCGCGTTCCTGTACGTGCCGCCGATCGCGCGGGTCGTCCGGGCCAACGTGCTGGACCAGTACGGCGAGGACTACGTGACCGCGGAACGGGTCATCGGGGCCCGTACGCCGCACATCATCGTCAAGCACGTCGCCATCAACTGCGCCGCGCCGATCCTGGTGTTCTGCACCGTGCAGGTCGCCGAGGCGATCGTCTTCGAGGCGTCGCTGTCCTTCATCGGCGCGGGCGTCCGCCCGCCGGACCCGTCGTGGGGCAGCGTCATCGCGGACGGCAAGAACATGGTGCTGCTCGGCGGCTGGTGGGCCACGGTCTTCCCGGGCCTGCTGATGCTGCTGACCGTGCTGGCGCTCAACATCCTCTCCGAGGGCATCTCGGACGCCTGGGCGGCGCCCGCCTCCCGGCGGTCCGAGAGCGTGCCGGTCAAGAAGGCCGGCGCCGAGGACCGGATCGAGGCCGCCGTGCCCGGCACCGGCAAGGTGCTGGAGCTGCCGGGTCTCGCCGAGGCCGCGCACCGGCTGCGCGCACGGGCCCGGCCGCTGCCCGGCGGCGAGCCGGTGCTGGCGGTCGGGGACCTGGCCATCGGCTTCGACAAGCGGCACGCGGGCGTGGACATCGTCGACGGCATCAGCTTCGTCGTCAGGCCCGGCGAAGTCCTCGGCCTCGTCGGCGAGTCGGGCTGCGGCAAGTCGCTGACGGCGCTGACGGTGATGGGCCTGGAGCCGGCCGGCGCGCGGGTGCGCGGCAGCGTCGTCTTCGACGGCCGCGAGCTGGTCGGCCTGCCGATGCGGGTACGCCGCAAGCTGCTCGGCCACGAGATGGCGATGATCTACCAGGACGCGCTCAGCTCGCTCAACCCGGCGATGACGATTCGCGCCCAGCTCAAGCAGTTGATCCGGCGCGGCGGTACGCGCACCGCGACCGAACTGCTGGAACTGGTGGGCCTGGACCCGGACCGTACGCTGCGCAGCTATCCGCACGAACTGTCCGGCGGGCAGCGGCAGCGGGTGCTCATCGCCATGGCGCTGTCGCGCAACCCGAAGCTCATCGTCGCCGACGAGCCGACGACCGCGCTCGACGTGACGGTCCAGGCGCAGGTCATCGAGCTGCTGCTGCGGCTGCGCGAGGAGTTGGGCTTCGCGCTCATCCTGGTCAGCCACGACCTGGCGCTGATCTCGGACGTCACCGACCGGGTGGTCGTCATGTACGGCGGGCAGATCGTCGAGACCGGCGTCACCGCCGACCTCGTCGAGACGCCCTCCCACCACTACACCCGCGGCCTGCTGGGCTCGGTGCTGTCGCTGGAGTCGGCCCAGGAGCGGCTGACGCAGATCCGCGGCGTCGTGCCCTCGCCGGCCGACTTCCCGGCCGGCTGCCGGTTCGCCGACCGCTGCCCGATGGCGAGCGGCGCGTGTCTGGACACCGCGCCGGAACTGGTCGGCCAGGAACGCAGGCACGAGGTGGCGTGCCACCACCCGGCGGTCGGGCCGGCGGTCGCCGCCAAGGGCGAGGCGGAGAAGGAGGCGCTGCGATGA
- a CDS encoding ABC transporter permease, protein MLLRRIALLVPLMLGIVLFVFLVMRFSDIDPAVANFQGANPTEQQLEDYREEHGLNDPLPVRYAAFVGDLLKGDMGLSALNGRPVIDQVTTALPLTMQLTFLGLAIAIVLSVLFGVTAAIYRDRIPDQVIRIVSLIGVAAPAFWVALLLIQYLAVDWGWFPSGGYVNPGDSFTGWLKSMTLPAIALSLHVAAQLTRIVRTAVVEELDKDYVRTAIGSGLPPVVVVGRNVLRNALVNPLTVLGLRVGYLLGGAVVIETIFSLPGMGTLMINAVKNGDPAVVQGVVLTVAVAFVVVNLVIDILYLLVNPRLRSAA, encoded by the coding sequence ATGCTGCTACGCCGCATCGCCCTGCTCGTCCCGCTGATGCTCGGGATCGTGCTGTTCGTCTTCCTCGTCATGCGCTTCTCGGACATCGACCCGGCGGTGGCGAACTTCCAGGGTGCCAACCCCACCGAGCAGCAGCTTGAGGACTACCGCGAGGAGCACGGGCTCAACGACCCCCTGCCCGTCCGCTACGCCGCCTTCGTCGGCGACCTGCTCAAGGGCGACATGGGGCTCAGCGCGCTCAACGGCCGGCCGGTCATCGACCAGGTGACCACGGCGCTGCCCCTGACCATGCAGCTCACCTTCCTCGGGCTCGCCATCGCCATAGTGCTGTCGGTGCTCTTCGGCGTCACGGCCGCGATCTACCGCGACCGGATCCCGGACCAGGTGATCCGCATCGTCTCGCTGATCGGCGTCGCCGCGCCCGCCTTCTGGGTGGCGCTGCTGCTGATCCAGTACCTGGCGGTGGACTGGGGGTGGTTCCCCTCCGGGGGGTACGTCAATCCTGGCGACTCCTTCACGGGCTGGCTCAAGTCCATGACGCTGCCGGCCATCGCGCTGTCGCTGCACGTCGCAGCACAGCTCACCCGCATCGTCCGCACCGCGGTGGTGGAGGAGCTGGACAAGGACTACGTGCGCACGGCGATCGGCAGCGGGCTGCCGCCGGTCGTCGTGGTCGGCCGCAACGTGCTGCGCAACGCGCTGGTCAACCCGCTGACCGTGCTCGGCCTCCGGGTGGGCTATCTGCTCGGCGGCGCCGTCGTGATCGAGACGATCTTCTCGCTGCCCGGCATGGGCACGTTGATGATCAACGCGGTGAAGAACGGCGACCCCGCGGTCGTGCAGGGCGTGGTGCTGACCGTCGCCGTCGCCTTCGTCGTCGTCAACCTCGTGATCGACATCCTCTATCTGCTGGTCAACCCCCGACTGAGGAGTGCCGCCTGA
- a CDS encoding pyruvate dehydrogenase — protein MSSAKVADQLVEVLLQYGVKRIYGVVGDSLNPLVDAIRRGDGAIEWVHVQNEEAGAFAAAAEAQVTGRLAACAGSCGPGNTHLIQGLFDAQRSGAPVLAIASHIPSTQIGSGYFQETHPEKLFDQASGYCQLISQPEQMPRIARIAAQHAVGANEVAVLVLPGDIADKQAANPTGHTVPCARPAAIVPDPQTVRELADALNGADRVALFAGAGVRGAHAQVMRLAETVKAPVGHTLRGKEWIQYDNPYDVGMIGLLGYGACYDALQEADLVVMLGTDFPYDAFLPQGKTVQIDIDATRLGRRTPLEVAVHGDVASTLEAVQPLLREKRERRFLDATLRKHERSLTKVVEAYTSNVDKHVPIHPEYAARLLDTLAADDAVFTVDTGMNNVWAARYLTPNGRRRVIGSFTHGSMANALPHAIGAASADRDRQVISLSGDGGLGMLLGELITVKQQDLPVKTVVFNNSSLGMVKLEMLVDGLPAYGTDHSRVDFSAIARGVGIPAWRVEKPGEIEGALREALAAKGPALVELITDSNALSIPSRITLEQVRGFALAAGRTVLEGGVGTMLDLARSNLRNIPRP, from the coding sequence ATGAGCAGTGCCAAGGTTGCCGACCAGCTCGTGGAGGTCCTGCTCCAGTACGGTGTGAAGCGCATCTACGGCGTCGTCGGCGACAGCCTCAACCCGCTCGTCGACGCGATCCGCCGCGGCGACGGCGCCATCGAGTGGGTGCATGTGCAGAACGAGGAGGCCGGCGCCTTCGCCGCCGCCGCCGAGGCGCAGGTCACCGGGCGGCTCGCCGCCTGCGCCGGCTCCTGCGGACCCGGCAACACCCACCTCATCCAGGGCCTGTTCGACGCCCAGCGCAGCGGCGCCCCCGTCCTCGCCATCGCCTCGCACATCCCGTCCACCCAGATCGGCAGCGGCTACTTCCAGGAGACCCACCCGGAGAAGCTCTTCGACCAGGCGTCCGGCTACTGCCAGTTGATCTCCCAGCCCGAGCAGATGCCCCGCATCGCCCGGATCGCCGCCCAGCACGCCGTCGGCGCCAACGAGGTCGCGGTGCTCGTCCTGCCCGGCGACATCGCCGACAAGCAGGCCGCCAACCCCACGGGGCACACCGTCCCCTGCGCCCGCCCGGCCGCCATCGTCCCCGACCCGCAGACCGTGCGCGAGCTGGCCGACGCCCTCAACGGCGCCGACCGGGTCGCGCTCTTCGCCGGCGCGGGCGTCCGCGGCGCGCACGCGCAGGTGATGCGGCTCGCCGAGACCGTCAAGGCGCCCGTCGGCCACACGCTGCGCGGCAAGGAGTGGATCCAGTACGACAATCCGTACGACGTCGGCATGATCGGCCTCCTCGGCTACGGCGCCTGCTACGACGCGCTCCAGGAGGCCGACCTCGTCGTGATGCTCGGCACCGACTTCCCGTACGACGCCTTCCTGCCCCAAGGCAAGACCGTCCAGATCGACATCGACGCCACCCGCCTCGGCCGCCGCACGCCGCTGGAGGTCGCCGTGCACGGCGACGTCGCCTCCACCCTGGAGGCGGTGCAGCCGCTGCTGCGCGAGAAGCGCGAGCGGCGCTTCCTCGACGCCACGCTGCGCAAACACGAGCGGTCGCTGACCAAGGTCGTCGAGGCGTACACCTCGAACGTCGACAAGCACGTCCCGATCCACCCCGAGTACGCCGCCCGGCTGCTGGACACGCTCGCCGCGGACGACGCCGTGTTCACCGTCGACACCGGCATGAACAACGTCTGGGCCGCCCGCTACCTCACGCCCAACGGCCGCCGCCGCGTCATCGGTTCCTTCACCCACGGCTCCATGGCCAACGCCCTGCCGCACGCCATCGGCGCCGCCAGCGCCGACCGCGACCGCCAGGTCATCTCGCTCTCCGGCGACGGCGGCCTCGGCATGCTCCTCGGCGAGCTGATCACCGTCAAGCAGCAGGACCTGCCCGTCAAGACCGTCGTGTTCAACAACTCCTCGCTCGGCATGGTCAAGCTGGAGATGCTGGTCGACGGCCTGCCCGCGTACGGCACCGACCACAGCAGGGTCGACTTCTCCGCCATCGCCCGCGGTGTCGGCATCCCCGCCTGGCGGGTGGAGAAGCCGGGCGAGATCGAGGGCGCGCTGCGGGAGGCGCTGGCGGCGAAGGGCCCCGCGCTGGTCGAGCTGATCACCGACTCCAACGCGCTGTCGATCCCCTCGCGGATCACGCTGGAGCAGGTGCGCGGCTTCGCGCTGGCCGCCGGGCGCACGGTGCTGGAGGGCGGCGTCGGCACGATGCTCGACCTGGCCCGCTCCAACCTCCGCAACATCCCCCGCCCCTGA
- a CDS encoding nucleotidyltransferase domain-containing protein: MERGGLLVEKHTILAVVAGSRAFGLATPASDTDRRGVYVAPTEWFWRLEKPPPHWEGPLPEQFSWEVERCCALALDGNPNLLEVLHSPLVEQCTPLGAELREISPAFLSRQVHRTFGRYAYRQLARARARRERTGEVRWKHVVHLLRLLLSGEALLRTGELCVEVGPHRERLLAVRRGELTWDEVTAWTAKLATRLDGALPVSPLPESPDRPRVESWLASVRHRNLSAP, encoded by the coding sequence GTGGAGCGCGGCGGACTGCTGGTCGAGAAGCACACCATCCTTGCGGTGGTGGCGGGTTCGCGCGCCTTCGGCCTGGCGACGCCGGCGTCCGACACCGACCGGCGGGGGGTGTACGTCGCGCCGACCGAGTGGTTCTGGCGGCTGGAGAAGCCGCCGCCGCACTGGGAGGGGCCGCTGCCCGAGCAGTTCAGCTGGGAGGTGGAGCGCTGCTGCGCGCTCGCGCTCGACGGGAATCCGAACCTGCTCGAAGTGCTCCACTCCCCGCTGGTCGAGCAGTGCACCCCGCTCGGCGCGGAACTGCGCGAGATCAGCCCGGCGTTCCTGTCCCGGCAGGTCCACCGCACGTTCGGCCGTTACGCGTACCGCCAGCTTGCCCGGGCCCGCGCGCGCCGGGAGCGCACCGGCGAGGTGCGGTGGAAGCACGTGGTGCACCTGCTGCGGCTGCTGCTGAGCGGGGAGGCGCTGCTGCGTACGGGTGAGCTGTGCGTCGAGGTCGGCCCGCACCGCGAGCGGCTGCTCGCGGTCCGGCGCGGCGAGCTGACCTGGGACGAAGTGACGGCGTGGACCGCGAAGCTGGCCACCCGCCTCGACGGGGCCCTGCCCGTGAGCCCCCTCCCGGAGTCCCCGGACCGGCCCCGCGTGGAGTCCTGGCTCGCCTCCGTCCGCCACCGCAACCTCTCCGCCCCATGA
- a CDS encoding LLM class F420-dependent oxidoreductase, whose protein sequence is MDLRIFTEPQQGASYETLLTVARATEDLGFDAFFRSDHYLKMGDVSGLPGPTDAWVTLAGLARETRRIRLGTLMTAATFRLPGPLAIQVAQVDQMSGGRVEMGIGAGWFEDEHTAYGIPFPKEKFARLEEQLAIVTGLWGTPTGDTFSYTGAHYELKDSPALPKPVQAPLPVLIGGMGPKRTPALAARYAAEFNVPFSSAEDTERQFTRVREAAEAAGRAPSDLVYSNALVACVGKDDAEVARRAEAIGRQVPELKENGLAGTPAEVVEKIGRYGAAGSQRFYLQILDLSDLDHLELIAAGVLAQVS, encoded by the coding sequence ATGGATCTCCGCATCTTCACAGAACCGCAGCAGGGCGCCTCGTACGAGACCCTCCTGACCGTGGCCCGCGCCACCGAAGACCTCGGCTTCGACGCCTTCTTCCGCTCCGACCACTATCTGAAGATGGGCGACGTCAGCGGCCTGCCCGGCCCGACGGACGCCTGGGTGACACTGGCGGGCCTGGCCCGCGAGACCCGCAGGATCCGGCTCGGCACGCTGATGACCGCGGCCACGTTCCGGCTGCCGGGACCGCTGGCCATCCAGGTGGCGCAGGTGGACCAGATGTCCGGCGGGCGGGTCGAGATGGGCATCGGGGCGGGGTGGTTCGAGGACGAGCACACCGCGTACGGGATCCCGTTCCCGAAGGAGAAGTTCGCCCGGCTGGAGGAGCAGCTCGCGATCGTGACGGGGCTGTGGGGGACGCCGACCGGCGACACCTTCAGCTACACCGGCGCGCACTACGAGCTGAAGGACTCCCCCGCGCTGCCGAAGCCGGTGCAGGCGCCGCTGCCCGTGCTGATCGGCGGCATGGGCCCGAAGCGCACCCCGGCGCTGGCCGCCCGCTACGCGGCGGAGTTCAACGTGCCGTTCAGCTCGGCGGAGGACACCGAGCGGCAGTTCACCCGGGTCCGCGAGGCGGCAGAGGCGGCCGGCCGGGCGCCGTCCGACCTGGTGTACTCCAACGCGCTCGTCGCCTGCGTCGGCAAGGACGACGCGGAGGTGGCGCGGCGGGCGGAGGCCATCGGCAGGCAGGTGCCGGAGCTGAAGGAGAACGGCCTGGCCGGCACCCCGGCGGAGGTGGTCGAGAAGATCGGCCGCTACGGCGCGGCCGGCTCGCAGCGCTTCTACCTCCAGATCCTCGACCTGTCGGACCTGGACCACCTGGAGCTGATCGCGGCCGGGGTGCTGGCGCAGGTGTCGTGA